The following are encoded together in the Bacillus sp. V2I10 genome:
- a CDS encoding IS110 family transposase, with protein sequence MNYNQNKKIAQITSQTLIVGVDIAKYKHVARAQDFRGLEFGAPCHFENTKSHFNLFLGWIKHLMEQHGMDKVIIGMEPTGHYWLNLAHFLKEEEIKFVVVNPMHVKKSKELDDNSPTKNDVKDAKVIAQLVKDGRYAEPNIPQGVYAELRVARKIRDLLFVDLQAVQGQIHNWLDRYFPEFLTVFKDWEGKAALQLLKLNLLPHELEIVSEQKILIHLRKAVKRAVGLSKIQELKRVAKDSIGIREGSRMAKLELRTLLDKYELINEKFEELESDIDGLLERIPGVQQMLAITGIGKDTVAGFFSEVGNLSYYSHSRQIIKLAGLSLKENTSGKHKGQTKITKRGRKTLRALLFRVAMPLVAKNTAFKALHEYFTTRKNNPLKKMQSLIAICNKLIRILFTIGTKQCEFSEDRMLKDIPHMAPLLKAA encoded by the coding sequence ATGAATTATAACCAAAATAAAAAGATTGCTCAAATAACTTCTCAAACACTAATTGTAGGTGTAGATATTGCGAAGTACAAGCATGTAGCTCGTGCTCAAGACTTTAGAGGCCTAGAGTTTGGTGCACCTTGTCATTTTGAAAATACCAAATCACATTTTAATCTTTTTTTAGGCTGGATAAAACATTTGATGGAACAACACGGCATGGATAAGGTGATTATTGGAATGGAGCCGACAGGTCATTATTGGCTCAACCTCGCTCATTTTCTTAAAGAAGAGGAGATAAAGTTTGTCGTGGTAAATCCTATGCATGTGAAGAAATCTAAAGAATTAGATGATAATTCTCCAACCAAAAATGATGTGAAGGACGCAAAAGTCATTGCACAGCTAGTCAAAGATGGGAGATATGCCGAACCTAATATTCCACAAGGAGTTTATGCAGAACTTCGTGTGGCAAGGAAAATACGCGATCTCTTATTTGTTGACTTACAAGCTGTGCAGGGGCAAATTCATAACTGGTTAGATCGATATTTCCCTGAATTCCTTACAGTGTTTAAGGATTGGGAAGGAAAAGCAGCACTACAATTATTAAAGTTAAATTTATTACCACATGAGTTAGAGATAGTCTCCGAACAAAAGATCCTCATTCACCTCAGAAAAGCTGTAAAACGTGCGGTTGGACTCAGTAAAATTCAAGAACTTAAACGAGTAGCCAAAGACTCTATTGGTATTCGTGAAGGTTCAAGGATGGCTAAATTAGAGCTTCGCACTTTACTAGACAAGTATGAGTTAATAAATGAAAAGTTCGAAGAACTAGAATCTGATATTGATGGACTCCTTGAACGGATACCAGGTGTTCAACAAATGTTGGCCATCACAGGAATCGGCAAGGACACTGTAGCTGGCTTCTTTTCAGAAGTAGGGAATTTAAGTTACTATTCTCACTCTCGACAAATCATCAAGTTAGCTGGGTTAAGCTTAAAGGAGAATACCTCTGGAAAGCACAAAGGACAAACGAAGATTACAAAGAGAGGTAGGAAGACACTAAGGGCTCTCCTCTTCCGAGTAGCGATGCCTTTGGTAGCTAAGAACACTGCTTTTAAAGCTTTACATGAGTATTTTACAACACGTAAAAATAATCCTCTAAAGAAAATGCAGTCTCTTATAGCGATATGTAATAAGCTGATACGTATTCTTTTTACGATTGGTACAAAACAATGTGAATTTAGTGAAGATAGAATGTTGAAGGATATTCCTCATATGGCTCCTTTACTGAAAGCAGCTTAG
- a CDS encoding IS110 family transposase, with translation MNPVIGLDVAKGESQVQAFLEKKMPFKKSFKFKHNNEGLGVFNAFYEDVKHTAETDPVVIFESTGHYHEPILQFLEERRITYYLINPVVSYETKKTGLRKVKTDPHDAKHLCEIYYKEDLETFHRKSVRTMNLRNLSRQHESLTKNHVQLKLQFQTILDQVFPEYKSVFGNVYSPVSLKTLLLYPTSKDVLQVKTEELASEIYNLGANRSYSWCMGKAEKLKEAAVKNPFKETLYKSHLVSINMYMNLLLQQKKYLLILEEEIDQLAQEFEEYTIIRSIPGIGTKITATLISEIGEIDQFSNPKKLVAYAGIDPRIFQSGKFKASINRITKRGSTRLRQALYTAVQCGITRNRNAKLKEFYDKKRSEGKPHKVAIIACANKLLHWIYAILTHKETFKV, from the coding sequence ATGAATCCAGTCATTGGCCTGGATGTCGCTAAAGGAGAAAGCCAAGTACAAGCATTTCTAGAAAAGAAAATGCCTTTCAAAAAATCTTTTAAGTTTAAGCATAATAATGAAGGCTTAGGTGTGTTTAATGCTTTTTATGAGGATGTTAAGCATACAGCAGAAACAGATCCTGTTGTAATCTTTGAGTCTACTGGACATTATCATGAACCTATACTTCAATTCCTGGAGGAAAGAAGGATCACATACTATCTTATTAATCCAGTAGTTTCTTACGAAACAAAAAAGACAGGCCTTCGAAAAGTAAAGACAGATCCCCATGATGCTAAACATTTATGTGAAATTTACTATAAAGAGGATCTAGAGACCTTTCATAGGAAGAGTGTTAGAACAATGAATTTAAGAAACCTATCACGGCAACATGAGTCTTTAACAAAAAATCATGTTCAATTAAAACTACAGTTCCAAACCATTCTTGACCAGGTGTTCCCTGAATATAAAAGTGTGTTTGGAAATGTATATTCACCTGTGTCACTAAAAACATTACTTCTATATCCGACTTCCAAGGATGTATTACAAGTGAAAACAGAAGAGTTGGCTAGTGAAATATATAATCTAGGAGCGAATCGATCGTATTCTTGGTGTATGGGTAAGGCAGAAAAACTTAAAGAAGCAGCAGTTAAGAATCCCTTCAAAGAAACCTTATATAAAAGCCATTTAGTCAGTATTAATATGTATATGAATTTACTTCTTCAGCAAAAAAAGTATCTGCTAATCCTAGAGGAAGAAATTGATCAGCTTGCACAGGAGTTTGAAGAGTATACAATCATTCGTTCCATTCCCGGTATTGGAACGAAAATCACCGCTACTCTGATTTCAGAAATTGGGGAAATAGATCAATTCAGCAATCCTAAAAAGTTAGTTGCTTATGCAGGCATAGACCCGAGGATATTCCAATCTGGAAAGTTTAAAGCGTCAATTAACCGAATTACGAAAAGAGGATCTACGCGGCTTAGACAAGCCTTATATACAGCCGTTCAATGCGGAATAACGAGAAATCGAAACGCAAAATTAAAAGAATTTTATGATAAAAAAAGAAGTGAGGGCAAGCCTCACAAAGTAGCAATTATAGCCTGTGCCAACAAGCTCTTACATTGGATTTATGCAATCCTCACACACAAAGAGACATTTAAAGTATAA